A region from the Arachis ipaensis cultivar K30076 chromosome B01, Araip1.1, whole genome shotgun sequence genome encodes:
- the LOC107630973 gene encoding protein STICHEL-like 2: protein MDGRRHSVDIPISKTLVALRRVRSLRDPSTNCINKLSPLIDNVQWENGSNNGISLHFLEASHACGSSDNNDGFRSKTLEFKGHREQDTADFELNCGLLNSKRNYHGISCQETKRDDELVYSNAYQQGIVGNKSPSESCSSNYGGRGLDLAGMVPSVNHLRDGELCYLSSQLGRVDNLKQTRKSQRRTTKVKPSEATGDTVSHVGSPHLSFGDALSAHSASVRITQDALDNLHGCGISCCWSKSPRFRESNHYSEVEDLPLLLQQANETDLYGCRSTRNVGGGDSPNLETPRSLSMKFKPKSFGDLVGQNVVGRSLMGAISSGRITSFYLFHGPRGTGKTSASRIFSAALNCLSLEVQRPCGMCKECISLFSGRSKDVKEVDSLRINHVDKVKSLIKSACIPPVSSRFKVYIIDECQFLNGETWATLLNSLDNVSQYVVFVMITPDLDNLPRSVVSRAQRYHFPKIKDVDIASRLEKICVEEGLDFEQVALDFIAAKSCGSLRDAEMMLDQLSLLGKKITLTLAHELTGVVSDDELLDLLDLALSSDTSNTVIRARELMRSRIDPLQLVSQLANLIMDILAGKSEVGDSEIRRRFLIRQTSEADMQKLSHALKVLSETEKQLRISKNQRTWFTAALLQLSAEEYPPADATDDKLYLKGATNRDGDFCSTSSTGESLKNNATGQCDEKSYRLGLQEDQKRTLDSIWYKATEICQSSRLKAFLRKQGKLSSLCVNQGLAAAELEFHRRDSVARAEKSWKLIASYLQIILGCNIELRINYVPCATASRYARLKRSSFNFFNCSRRILRKSMPSDDQGSESDYADQTSEKPMMKDQTLTCSSEFGSRVPLPDVVAALRSCEGNLLSSGKTFLNMSTQETPRNSCSRADSLKEEECNQAHLPSSNIDLDYQSKCFPRTFWLHKKFCSSHASEQKDFVFSSHYVYPPQL from the exons ATGGATGGTAGAAGGCATTCAGTTGATATTCCAATTTCCAAAACTCTTGTGGCACTGAGGAGGGTGAGGTCACTGAGGGATCCATCAACTAACTGCATTAACAAGCTCTCTCCTTTGATTGACAATGTTCAATGGGAAAACGGTTCCAATAATGGGATTTCGCTGCACTTCCTCGAAGCTTCTCATGCATGCGGTTCTAGTGATAACAATGATGGTTTTAGATCAAAGACTTTAGAATTCAAGGGACATAGAGAGCAGGATACTGCTGATTTTGAGCTGAATTGTGGCCTTTTGAACTCTAAGAGGAACTATCATGGGATATCCTGCCAGGAAACAAAGCGAGACGACGAGCTAGTTTATTCTAATGCTTATCAGCAAGGCATTGTTGGGAATAAATCACCGAGTGAAAGCTGTAGCAGCAACtatggaggtagagggttggatCTGGCTGGCATGGTGCCGTCTGTTAATCATTTGAGGGACGGGGAATTGTGCTATTTATCTTCGCAGTTAGGGAGGGTAGATAACTTGAAGCAAACCCGAAAGTCGCAGCGCAGGACTACAAAAGTTAAACCATCTGAAGCGACAGGTGATACTGTGAGCCATGTAGGTAGTCCACACCTTTCTTTTGGTGATGCTCTCTCAGCTCATAGTGCTTCAGTACGAATAACTCAAGATGCTTTGGATAATCTACATGGATGTGGAATAAGCTGTTGTTGGTCAAAATCACCAAGATTTAGAGAATCAAATCATTATTCTGAAGTAGAAGATCTTCCTTTGTTATTGCAGCAAGCTAATGAGACTGATCTTTATGGATGCAGAAGCACAAGAAACGTAGGTGGCGGAGATAGTCCAAATTTGGAAACTCCAAGAAGTTTATCAATGAAATTTAAGCCAAAATCTTTTGGTGATTTGGTGGGGCAAAATGTGGTTGGAAGGTCACTTATGGGGGCCATTTCCAGTGGAAGGATAACATCATTTTACCTTTTCCATGGTCCCCGTGGTACCGGAAAGACATCTGCGTCTAGGATATTTTCTGCGGCATTAAATTGCCTATCCCTTGAGGTGCAAAGGCCATGTGGTATGTGTAAAGAGTGTATTTCGCTCTTTTCTGGAAGAAGTAAAGATGTTAAGGAAGTGGATTCCTTGAGAATCAACCATGTAGACAAGGTTAAGTCCCTAATTAAGAGTGCTTGTATTCCTCCGGTTTCGTCACGCTTTAAGGTGTACATTATCGATGAGTGCCAGTTCTTGAACGGGGAAACATGGGCTACTCTTTTGAATAGCCTAGATAATGTTTCTCAATATGTGGTTTTTGTGATGATCACTCCTGATTTGGATAACCTTCCTCGAAGTGTGGTTTCCCGGGCTCAGAGGTATCACTTTCCAAAGATTAAAGATGTTGATATCGCGAGCAGATTAGAAAAAATCTGTGTTGAAGAAGGTCTTGATTTTGAACAAGTTGCTTTGGATTTTATTGCTGCTAAATCTTGTGGTTCTCTTAGAGATGCAGAAATGATGCTTGATCAGCTGAGTTTGCTTGGTAAAAAAATCACACTTACCTTAGCCCATGAGCTC ACTGGTGTCGTTTCAGATGATGAATTGCTTGACTTGTTGGACCTGGCTTTGTCATCTGACACTTCAAATACAGTTATAAGAGCCCGGGAGCTGATGAGATCGCGGATAGATCCATTACAACTTGTTTCACAGCTTGCAAATCTTATTATGGACATTCTTGCAGGGAAGTCTGAAGTCGGTGATTCCGAAATCAGAAGAAGATTCTTGATTAGACAAACCT CTGAAGCAGACATGCAGAAATTGAGTCATGCGTTAAAAGTACTTTCAGAAACAGAGAAGCAATTGAGAATTTCAAAGAATCAAAGAACATGGTTCACAGCAGCGCTTCTACAATTAAGTGCCGAAGAATATCCACCTGCTGATGCAACTGATGACAAGTTGTATTTGAAAGGTGCTACCAATAGAG ATGGTGATTTCTGTAGTACTTCATCAACAGGGGAGAGCTTGAAGAATAATGCTACAGGTCAATGTGATGAAAAGTCATATAGATTAGGATTGCAAGAGGATCAGAAAAGAACTTTGGATTCCATATGGTATAAAGCTACAGAGATATGCCAATCAAGCCGGCTCAAGGCTTTTCTCAGGAAGCAGGGAAAgttatcttcgctttgtgtcaaTCAAG GCCTTGCAGCTGCTGAGTTGGAATTCCACCGTCGTGACAGTGTAGCTAGAGCCGAGAAGTCGTGGAAACTGATTGCAAGTTACCTGCAGATCATATTGGGTTGCAACATTGAGCTCAGGATCAATTACGTACCTTGTGCCACAGCTTCTAGGTATGCCAGACTAAAGAGgtcatctttcaatttctttaATTGTTCCCGAAGAATTCTACGGAAATCGATGCCTTCTGACGACCAAGGAAGCGAATCAGACTATGCTGATCAAACTTCTGAGAAGCCTATGATGAAAGATCAGACTCTAACTTGTTCCTCTGAGTTTGGTTCTCGGGTGCCACTACCTGATGTTGTAGCAGCTTTGAGAAGTTGCGAAGGTAATCTGCTAAGCTCGGGGAAAACATTCTTGAATATGTCTACTCAAGAGACTCCAAGGAATTCATGTTCTAGAGCTGATTCTCTTAAGGAAGAGGAATGCAATCAGGCCCATTTACCTTCGTCAAACATCGATTTAGACTATCAATCTAAGTGTTTTCCTCGAACCTTCTGGCTTCATAAGAAATTCTGTTCATCGCATGCATCGGAACAGAAGGATTTTGTTTTCTCAAGCCACTATGTTTATCCCCCACAACTCTAA